Within Desulfovibrio litoralis DSM 11393, the genomic segment AACCCCAGAGAAAGCGATTATCGTTATCCCGGACCAAGACCACAAACCAGAGAAGCGGCTATTGTTATGTTGGCTGATGTCGTAGAAGCTTCGAGTAGGACGCTTTCTGATCCGACACCAAGTAGAATTACCAATCATATAAATACGATAGTAAAAAATCTTTTTTCAGAGGGTCAACTTGATGAGGCGGAGCTAACTTTAAAAGATATTCATAAGCTTTCTGAAACTTTTGTACGTATTTTAACGGGAATTTTCCATCAACGTATTGAATATCCTGATAAAAACAAAAAAGTTGCTGAAGAAAAAACAGCGGAAAAAACAATCAAACAATATGATAATATTCAAAATAAAACTCAAGTCGGTTCAAGTGCTCCTTTAAGTCTTGGTGATAACAAAACGGAAGCGGAGCAACACAAACCCGACAGATTGACTTTGCATTGATTGATTACAGATTATGAAAATTAATATTAATGCCCAAAGAGCTGTGCTTTTACTTACTCCTTTAGATTTATCAGAGTTAAAACAAATTTTAAGCGTAATGTTAAACGCCTTGGGTTATAAAGATGCTCATGGTTGGGTCTTAAATGTGTGCTTAGTTGATGATAACACAATAGAAGAATATAATAACAGTTTGTTTGCATTGTCTGGTCCAACCAATGTTTTATCGTTTCCCGCCGGGGAGCAAGATAGTTTAGAAAAGTTGCAATATGTTAAATTGATTGGAGAATTAGTTTTGTCTGTTGATACGGTCAAGCGTGAAAGTTTTTTATACGGACAAGATGAAAGAGAACACT encodes:
- the ybeY gene encoding rRNA maturation RNase YbeY — its product is MKININAQRAVLLLTPLDLSELKQILSVMLNALGYKDAHGWVLNVCLVDDNTIEEYNNSLFALSGPTNVLSFPAGEQDSLEKLQYVKLIGELVLSVDTVKRESFLYGQDEREHFLWLLAHGLAHLGSPEQLKAGGLDHGEIHDNLSQKAFESVTLFI